The following coding sequences lie in one Arachis stenosperma cultivar V10309 chromosome 5, arast.V10309.gnm1.PFL2, whole genome shotgun sequence genomic window:
- the LOC130982666 gene encoding auxin efflux carrier component 1, which translates to MITLLDFYHVMTAMVPLYVAMILAYGSVKWWKIFSPDQCSGINRFVALFAVPLLSFHFIASNNPYKMNLRFLAADTLQKIIVLVVLAIWSNVTKKGCLEWTITLFSLSTLPNTLVMGIPLLKGMYGDFSGSLMVQIVVLQCIIWYTLMLFMFEFRGARMLISEQFPDTAGSIVSIHVDSDVMSLDGRQPLETEAEIKEDGKLHVTVRKSNASRSDIYSRRSQGLSSTTPRPSNLTNAEIYSLQSSRNPTPRGSSFNHTDFYSMMAGGRSSNFGANDVYGMSATSRGPTPRPSNYDEDGAKPKFHYHGSGTATGGTGHYPAPNPGMFSPTTASGGGSKNVVASANTNANAKRPNGQAQNNKQEDLHMFVWSSSASPVSDVFGGAGHDYGLHDQKEVKLTVSPGKVENHHRENQEEYLDKDEFSFGNRGIDREMNQLEGDKVGVDGQAKTMPPASVMTRLILIMVWRKLIRNPNTYSSLFGLTWSLISFRWNIEMPAIIAKSISILSDAGLGMAMFSLGLFMALQPRIIACGNSIAAFAMAVRFLTGPAVMAAASIAVGLKGVLLHVAIVQAALPQGIVPFVFAKEYNVHPDILSTAVIFGMLIALPITLVYYILMGL; encoded by the exons ATGATTACCTTGCTAGACTTCTACCATGTCATGACGGCAATGGTGCCGCTCTACGTGGCCATGATCTTGGCCTACGGCTCAGTCAAATGGTGGAAGATCTTCTCCCCGGACCAATGCTCCGGTATCAACCGATTCGTGGCGCTCTTCGCCGTTCCGTTACTCTCCTTCCACTTCATCGCTTCCAACAACCCTTACAAGATGAACCTCCGATTCCTGGCCGCCGACACGCTCCAGAAGATCATCGTCCTGGTCGTCCTGGCCATCTGGAGCAACGTCACGAAGAAGGGTTGCTTAGAATGGACCATCACACTCTTCTCCCTCTCGACCCTCCCTAACACCTTGGTCATGGGCATCCCATTGCTTAAAGGCATGTACGGTGACTTCTCCGGCAGCCTCATGGTCCAAATCGTCGTCCTTCAGTGCATCATTTG GTATACGTTGATGCTGTTTATGTTTGAGTTTAGAGGTGCTAGGATGCTTATTTCTGAGCAGTTTCCTGACACCGCTGGCTCTATTGTCTCCATCCACGTGGACTCCGACGTGATGTCACTGGATGGAAGACAGCCGTTGGAGACAGAGGCGGAGATCAAGGAAGACGGAAAGCTCCACGTCACCGTCAGAAAATCAAACGCCTCCAGGTCAGACATTTATTCACGAAGGTCTCAGGGTCTGTCCTCCACAACTCCGAGACCTTCCAACCTCACCAACGCCGAGATTTACTCCCTGCAATCCTCTCGGAATCCCACTCCCAGAGGATCAAGCTTCAACCACACGGATTTCTACTCCATGATGGCCGGTGGAAGAAGCTCCAACTTCGGTGCCAACGATGTGTACGGAATGTCCGCCACTTCTAGAGGACCCACTCCAAGGCCTTCCAACTACGACGAAGATGGTGCCAAACCCAAGTTTCATTACCATGGTAGCGGAACGGCAACCGGTGGAACAGGACATTACCCTGCACCCAACCCTGGCATGTTCTCTCCAACTACCGCTTCGGGTGGTGGGTCCAAGAACGTTGTTGCAAGTGCGAATACCAATGCAAATGCAAAGAGGCCTAATGGACAAGCGCAAAATAACAAGCAAGAGGATCTTCATATGTTTGTATGGAGTTCAAGTGCTTCACCTGTTTCTGATGTGTTTGGTGGTGCTGGCCATGATTATGGACTCCATGATCAGAAAGAAGTGAAGCTAACTGTATCCCCAGGAAAAG TGGAGAATCATCACAGGGAGAATCAAGAGGAGTATTTGGACAAAGATGAATTCAGTTTTGGGAACAGAGGGATTGATAGGGAAATGAACCAGCTTGAAGGTGATAAGGTTGGAGTAGATGGACAGGCGAAAACAATGCCCCCAGCAAGTGTCATGACAAGGCTTATTTTGATCATGGTTTGGAGGAAGCTTATTAGGAATCCCAACACATACTCTAGTCTTTTTGGCCTCACTTGGTCTCTAATTTCATTCag GTGGAATATTGAGATGCCTGCTATCATAGCAAAGTCTATTTCTATTCTGTCGGATGCTGGACTTGGCATGGCCATGTTTAGTCTTG GTCTGTTCATGGCATTGCAACCAAGGATCATAGCATGTGGGAATTCCATAGCAGCTTTTGCCATGGCCGTGAGATTCCTTACAGGTCCAGCTGTCATGGCAGCTGCTTCCATTGCTGTTGGACTCAAAGGTGTTCTCTTACACGTTGCCATTGTACAG GCAGCTCTACCACAAGGAATTGTCCCATTTGTCTTTGCAAAGGAATATAATGTACATCCTGATATTCTCAGCACAGC GGTTATTTTTGGGATGTTGATTGCATTGCCAATAACACTTGTGTACTACATCTTAATGGGGCTATGA